A genomic window from bacterium includes:
- a CDS encoding glycosyltransferase family 2 protein, with protein sequence MRVCIIIPMHNEEAVAEQCVRTVLPYLDALPHATSLCIVNDGSRDATPRILADLAVELADARLAVCHHDTNRGYGAALRTGIRHAIDGAFDYVLFMDSDLTNHPKYLTLFYKRMSEGVQYIKASRYTVGGAVAGVPFIHRTFSRIGNSVARQCYGLPIRDITNGFRAVHTTLLRQMVFTEDGFAMILEELTQAKRLGATFSEVPYTLTSRGRGEGSSHLSYGLKTWKQYLGHALRARQ encoded by the coding sequence ATGCGTGTCTGCATCATCATCCCCATGCACAACGAGGAAGCGGTGGCGGAGCAGTGCGTACGGACGGTGCTGCCGTACCTCGATGCGCTACCCCACGCGACGTCGCTCTGCATCGTGAATGACGGTTCGCGTGATGCGACACCACGCATCCTCGCGGATCTCGCCGTGGAGCTTGCGGACGCGCGGCTCGCGGTGTGCCATCATGACACGAATCGCGGGTACGGCGCGGCGTTGCGGACGGGTATCCGCCACGCGATCGACGGCGCATTTGACTACGTGCTCTTCATGGATAGCGATTTGACGAATCATCCAAAATACTTGACGCTATTCTATAAGCGTATGAGCGAGGGGGTACAGTACATCAAGGCCTCGCGGTATACGGTAGGGGGTGCAGTAGCGGGTGTTCCGTTCATACATCGAACGTTTTCGCGAATCGGAAATAGCGTAGCGCGACAGTGCTATGGCTTGCCGATCCGTGACATCACCAACGGCTTCCGCGCGGTGCACACGACACTCCTGCGGCAGATGGTATTCACCGAAGATGGTTTTGCTATGATCTTGGAGGAATTGACGCAGGCCAAGCGTCTTGGTGCGACATTCTCTGAAGTACCATATACGCTCACGAGCCGTGGTCGCGGTGAAGGATCGTCGCACCTTTCGTACGGTTTGAAAACCTGGAAACAATACCTCGGTCACGCGTTGCGTGCGAGACAGTAA
- a CDS encoding NAD-dependent dehydratase: MTQDNRNYRATSERAHHDLGFAPTRTIDDGVAELAALLAGGRVKNSYVSRFSNYQHLKPFLAEYETPFGGVRLAVRA, translated from the coding sequence ATGACGCAGGACAATCGGAACTACCGCGCGACGAGCGAGCGAGCGCATCACGACCTTGGGTTTGCACCAACGCGGACGATTGATGACGGCGTGGCGGAGCTCGCGGCACTCCTCGCGGGTGGGCGGGTGAAGAATTCGTACGTCTCGCGGTTCTCAAACTACCAGCACCTGAAGCCGTTCCTCGCGGAATATGAAACGCCGTTCGGCGGTGTGCGGTTGGCGGTGCGCGCATGA